From Alienimonas californiensis, a single genomic window includes:
- a CDS encoding alpha/beta hydrolase family protein encodes MHLVVSRLLLLAFASVAPAAAAFDDRAPTDTLPPLTDGRAPANFEEMWAGFDPLAEPLEVETLREWEEDGVAMKVVRFRIGVFKGEKATLAAVYGAPADLAEGKRVPGLVQIHGGGQFADENACLTNARRGYATVSIAWAGRISAKDYRVGPDEVRLFWDGKTDDPAYRVTTDWGAVDGYHAPGRNPRNAFPSAQPAAWTLDAVESPRNSGWFLAAIAARRALTYLESRPEVDADRLGVYGHSMGGKLTVMTAVDDRVKAAAPSCGGISDRDNDSPLFRATLGDDVSLKHVDCPIVFLSPSNDFHGRIGDLPRAISEIASEEWRATCSPHRNHQDAPEYEVATQLWFDQHLKGTFVTPETPRTTLDLTAADGTPTLTVEPDRSRRILAVDVYYTQDGKPDETPADRDDVVHRYWRHADAVEIDGRWTASLPLASTDAPLWAYANVLYALDEPVTGAGYYYRTYTTDRFNLSSLLTVASPKDLRENGVRPALTRPATSGPVVIETFEPGWERAWFTNTPERWGRTTNKISDEFYAAPAGGRLAVDVQSEQANELVIRLDDYVAVVPVRPTDGGWRTVSLSPEEFQNFDGEPRTDWGGVRQLTLSEAERLRGSRGDARPSRVVGGSWQGPPRFRDLRWEPPQVAADPAPPTDGAALLDVFPPPTATVAPDRRGETQLIEAFTPTDPALWDERLDERAVFHLEMRHDQRPENSFRLRLGRGGQIYSLQGPFGESMPPSWRAPGGKLSPWNDEVWQFVAVCTRYNGLAAVEKAGPVPPAFARALRDSGYEDTFFIHNSGAYVPGEATSLYCPLLASDYDEATGTARMLNWGLVPQLKTIHRSPLLYYTQVRDAGDGVIELTWVVHHFGDREDVVFDHLNAPWGGTRVSSLPVRRVSSPTGELLQREGLLSEHGTIDVRKTGGWNLSSASEAADSPSLALVFGRDKHLEAELARRDAGEPYVQFKHSLYRDWRASEPLYRTQWQDWAERPANSFRNYDVCEIIPKLRIVPDSTIWFRSYLVVGPSAEAQRRAAELVPHVDYGLLQFPRASTALRSVSLPSAGDAPAASFELYSKPVPGSRPVFLIRNRQTNEEAVTADPYLFVKSEPLALDLPAEHPHADYFAEVRGLSLAERRSDWRALLGYALLEPPEEPGWQPLSQALRGGRFPAAEGRHRELWVRLDGDGESSPR; translated from the coding sequence ATGCATTTGGTCGTTTCCCGCCTGCTTCTCCTCGCGTTCGCGTCGGTCGCGCCCGCCGCGGCGGCGTTCGACGATCGGGCGCCGACGGACACCCTGCCGCCGCTGACCGACGGCCGGGCGCCCGCGAACTTCGAGGAAATGTGGGCCGGATTCGATCCCCTGGCCGAACCGCTGGAGGTCGAAACGCTGCGGGAGTGGGAGGAGGACGGCGTCGCGATGAAGGTGGTGCGGTTTCGCATCGGCGTATTCAAAGGGGAGAAGGCGACGCTCGCCGCGGTGTACGGCGCCCCGGCCGATCTGGCGGAGGGCAAGAGGGTCCCCGGCCTGGTCCAGATCCACGGCGGCGGACAATTCGCGGACGAGAACGCCTGCCTGACGAACGCCCGCCGCGGCTACGCGACCGTCTCGATCGCCTGGGCGGGGCGGATCTCCGCCAAGGATTATCGCGTGGGACCGGACGAGGTGCGATTGTTCTGGGACGGGAAGACGGACGACCCGGCCTATCGAGTCACGACCGATTGGGGCGCCGTCGACGGCTACCACGCCCCCGGCCGCAACCCGCGCAACGCCTTCCCCAGCGCTCAACCGGCGGCCTGGACGCTGGACGCGGTCGAATCGCCGCGGAACAGCGGGTGGTTCCTCGCCGCGATCGCCGCCCGCCGGGCGCTGACGTATTTAGAGAGCCGCCCCGAGGTCGACGCCGACCGCCTCGGCGTCTACGGCCATTCCATGGGCGGGAAACTCACGGTGATGACCGCCGTCGACGACCGCGTGAAGGCCGCGGCGCCCTCCTGCGGGGGGATCAGCGATCGGGACAACGACAGCCCGCTATTCCGAGCCACGTTGGGCGACGACGTGAGTTTAAAACACGTCGATTGTCCGATCGTTTTTCTCAGCCCGTCGAACGACTTTCACGGCCGCATCGGCGATCTGCCGCGGGCGATCTCGGAGATCGCCTCGGAGGAATGGCGGGCGACCTGCTCGCCGCACCGCAACCACCAGGACGCCCCGGAATACGAAGTCGCCACGCAATTGTGGTTCGATCAGCATCTCAAGGGCACGTTCGTCACGCCGGAAACGCCGCGGACGACCCTCGACCTCACGGCCGCCGACGGGACGCCGACGCTGACCGTCGAGCCGGACCGCTCGCGGCGGATCCTCGCGGTCGACGTGTATTACACGCAGGACGGCAAGCCGGACGAGACGCCCGCGGATCGGGACGACGTGGTGCATCGCTACTGGCGACACGCCGACGCGGTCGAAATCGACGGCCGCTGGACGGCCTCGCTGCCGCTCGCCTCGACGGACGCCCCGCTGTGGGCGTACGCCAACGTGCTGTACGCCCTGGACGAGCCCGTGACCGGCGCCGGGTACTACTACAGGACGTACACGACCGACCGCTTCAACCTGTCGTCGCTGTTGACCGTCGCCTCGCCGAAGGATCTCCGGGAGAACGGCGTGCGGCCGGCGCTGACCCGCCCCGCGACCTCCGGGCCGGTCGTGATCGAGACGTTCGAACCGGGCTGGGAGCGGGCGTGGTTCACGAACACGCCCGAACGGTGGGGCCGCACCACGAATAAAATCTCGGACGAGTTCTATGCGGCGCCGGCGGGCGGGCGGCTAGCCGTCGACGTGCAGTCCGAGCAGGCGAACGAGTTAGTGATCCGGCTCGACGACTATGTCGCCGTCGTCCCGGTCCGCCCGACCGACGGCGGGTGGCGGACGGTATCGCTGTCGCCGGAAGAGTTCCAGAACTTCGACGGCGAACCGCGAACCGACTGGGGCGGCGTTAGGCAGTTAACGCTCAGCGAGGCGGAGCGATTGCGAGGCTCCCGCGGCGACGCCCGGCCGTCCCGCGTCGTCGGCGGTTCCTGGCAGGGGCCGCCGCGCTTCCGCGATCTGCGTTGGGAGCCGCCGCAGGTCGCCGCGGACCCCGCGCCGCCGACGGACGGCGCCGCATTGCTGGACGTGTTCCCGCCGCCGACGGCGACCGTGGCTCCGGACCGCCGCGGCGAAACGCAGTTGATCGAGGCGTTCACGCCCACCGACCCGGCCCTCTGGGACGAGCGGCTCGACGAGCGGGCGGTCTTCCATCTGGAGATGCGGCACGACCAGCGGCCGGAGAATTCGTTCCGTCTGCGGCTCGGCCGCGGCGGCCAGATTTATTCCTTGCAGGGGCCGTTCGGGGAAAGCATGCCGCCGTCCTGGCGGGCGCCGGGCGGTAAGCTGTCGCCCTGGAACGACGAGGTCTGGCAGTTCGTCGCCGTTTGCACGCGCTATAACGGCCTCGCCGCGGTCGAGAAGGCCGGCCCTGTCCCGCCCGCCTTCGCCCGGGCGCTGCGGGACAGCGGGTACGAGGACACGTTTTTTATTCACAACTCCGGGGCGTACGTCCCCGGGGAGGCGACCTCGCTGTATTGCCCGCTGCTCGCGTCGGACTACGACGAAGCGACGGGGACCGCCCGGATGTTGAACTGGGGGCTCGTGCCGCAGCTCAAGACGATTCACCGCTCGCCGCTGTTGTATTACACGCAGGTCCGCGACGCGGGCGACGGCGTGATCGAGCTGACCTGGGTCGTCCATCACTTCGGGGACCGGGAGGACGTGGTGTTCGACCACCTGAACGCTCCCTGGGGCGGCACGCGGGTCAGCAGTCTGCCGGTGCGGCGCGTCAGTTCGCCGACGGGCGAACTGCTTCAACGGGAGGGCCTCCTGAGCGAACACGGCACGATCGACGTGCGGAAAACCGGCGGCTGGAACCTCTCCAGCGCCTCCGAGGCCGCCGACAGCCCCAGTCTGGCACTGGTGTTCGGACGCGATAAACACCTCGAAGCGGAGCTCGCCCGCCGCGACGCCGGCGAACCGTACGTTCAATTCAAACACTCGCTGTACCGCGACTGGCGCGCCAGCGAACCGCTTTATCGAACGCAGTGGCAGGACTGGGCCGAGCGTCCTGCCAACTCGTTCCGCAATTACGACGTGTGCGAGATCATCCCGAAACTGCGCATCGTGCCGGACTCGACGATCTGGTTCCGCAGCTATCTGGTCGTCGGCCCGAGCGCCGAGGCGCAGCGCCGGGCCGCCGAATTGGTGCCGCACGTGGATTACGGCCTGCTGCAATTCCCGCGGGCGTCGACGGCTCTGCGATCCGTCTCCCTGCCGAGCGCTGGCGACGCCCCCGCGGCGTCGTTCGAACTCTATTCCAAACCGGTTCCCGGCTCTCGACCGGTGTTTCTCATTCGGAACCGGCAGACGAACGAGGAAGCGGTCACCGCCGATCCCTACCTGTTCGTTAAGTCCGAACCGCTGGCACTCGACCTGCCGGCGGAGCACCCCCATGCGGATTACTTCGCCGAGGTCCGCGGCCTCTCGCTGGCGGAACGTCGGAGCGACTGGCGCGCCCTGTTGGGGTACGCCCTGCTGGAACCGCCGGAGGAACCGGGTTGGCAGCCGCTGTCCCAGGCCCTCCGGGGCGGCCGGTTCCCGGCCGCGGAGGGGCGTCATCGCGAGTTATGGGTGCGCCTCGACGGGGACGGCGAATCGTCGCCTCGTTAA
- a CDS encoding dienelactone hydrolase family protein → MRPPASAYDQRLLDLYDDLAHSRIDRRTFTRRAAAFVAAGVGTEALLNALAPNYALAQQVKPDDPRIQTEYVTYKSPKGGGEIRGLLAMPAGEAEAKFPAVLVIHENRGLNPYIEDVARRLAVAGCVALAPDALTPLGGYPGNDDEGRTMQQKRDGEEMTEDFIAGAQWLDSHARSTGKVGVVGFCFGGGMANTLAVRIPKVIDAAVPYYGRQPDAADVSKIDAAIQIHNAALDERILAGAPAYEAALKKAGVPFETYVYEGANHGFHNDTTPRYDAEDAKLAWERTIAFFNKHLKAG, encoded by the coding sequence GTGCGGCCGCCGGCCAGCGCCTACGACCAGCGGTTGCTGGACCTCTACGACGATCTCGCCCACAGCCGTATCGACCGCCGCACCTTCACCCGCAGGGCGGCGGCGTTCGTGGCGGCGGGCGTCGGCACCGAGGCCCTGCTGAATGCCCTCGCCCCCAACTACGCCCTCGCCCAGCAGGTCAAACCGGACGACCCGCGCATTCAAACGGAGTACGTCACCTACAAATCGCCGAAGGGCGGCGGCGAGATCCGCGGCCTGCTGGCGATGCCGGCCGGCGAGGCCGAGGCGAAGTTTCCGGCCGTGCTGGTGATCCACGAAAACCGCGGGTTGAACCCGTATATTGAGGACGTGGCCCGGCGGTTGGCGGTCGCGGGGTGCGTGGCGTTGGCCCCGGACGCCCTCACCCCGTTGGGCGGCTACCCCGGCAACGACGACGAGGGCCGGACGATGCAGCAGAAGCGCGACGGCGAGGAGATGACCGAGGACTTCATCGCCGGCGCCCAGTGGCTCGACTCGCATGCCCGCTCGACCGGCAAGGTGGGCGTGGTGGGCTTCTGCTTCGGCGGGGGCATGGCGAACACGCTGGCGGTCCGCATTCCGAAGGTGATCGACGCCGCCGTGCCCTACTACGGCCGTCAGCCGGACGCGGCGGACGTCTCCAAGATCGACGCCGCAATTCAGATTCATAACGCCGCCCTCGACGAACGCATCCTCGCCGGCGCCCCGGCCTACGAGGCGGCATTGAAGAAAGCCGGCGTGCCCTTCGAAACGTACGTCTACGAGGGCGCCAACCACGGCTTTCATAACGACACCACCCCCCGCTACGACGCCGAGGACGCCAAGCTCGCCTGGGAGCGGACGATCGCTTTCTTCAACAAGCACCTGAAGGCGGGGTGA
- a CDS encoding ABC transporter ATP-binding protein, with translation MSDATRPAAPPAIQFENVTLHRGGTLILDGVSGRIGGGETVALLGANGSGKTTLSRVMLGQMWPSEGVVHVLGERLGRTELRKLRRRIGVVNGATDLGPGELRRTGAIVDARLDAVSAVCTGFFATVSQFEKPTEEQRDAAAELLRIVGLGHRLSHPLLKLSTGEQRRAVLARALVTKPELVILDEPTAGLDLPGREQLLAALADLRAARPRPTILLITHHVEEIPGDAERVWLMQAGRLTHDGPPAEVLQNDALSAAFGCDVRVSHDHGRYWVQVAANPWAGARAAVGT, from the coding sequence ATGTCCGACGCCACCCGCCCCGCCGCCCCGCCCGCGATTCAATTCGAGAACGTCACCCTGCACCGCGGCGGCACGCTGATCCTCGACGGCGTGAGCGGCCGGATCGGCGGCGGCGAGACGGTCGCCCTGCTGGGGGCGAACGGCTCCGGGAAGACGACCCTCAGCCGCGTGATGCTGGGGCAGATGTGGCCCTCGGAGGGCGTCGTGCACGTGCTGGGCGAACGCCTCGGCCGCACGGAACTCCGCAAGTTGCGGCGACGGATCGGCGTGGTCAACGGCGCCACGGACCTCGGCCCCGGGGAGCTGCGGCGGACCGGGGCGATCGTCGACGCCCGGCTGGACGCGGTCTCGGCGGTCTGCACCGGCTTCTTCGCCACGGTCAGCCAGTTCGAAAAACCCACCGAAGAGCAGCGGGACGCCGCCGCCGAGCTGCTGCGAATCGTCGGGCTGGGCCACCGGCTTTCTCACCCCTTACTAAAGCTCTCCACCGGGGAGCAGCGGCGGGCGGTGCTGGCCCGGGCGCTGGTGACGAAGCCGGAACTGGTGATCCTCGACGAGCCCACCGCCGGGCTGGACCTGCCCGGCCGGGAGCAGTTGCTCGCCGCCCTGGCCGACCTGCGGGCCGCCCGGCCGCGGCCGACGATTCTGCTCATCACGCATCATGTGGAGGAGATCCCCGGCGACGCCGAGCGCGTCTGGCTGATGCAGGCCGGCCGCCTCACCCACGACGGCCCGCCGGCCGAGGTGTTGCAGAACGACGCCCTCTCCGCCGCGTTCGGCTGCGACGTGCGGGTGAGCCACGACCACGGCCGCTACTGGGTCCAGGTCGCCGCCAACCCCTGGGCCGGCGCCCGCGCGGCGGTCGGGACCTGA
- a CDS encoding DUF3565 domain-containing protein — protein sequence MRQAITGYHLDDAGHWVAQLACGHNQHVRHDPPWTVRDWVTTRQGRREMRGHRLDCPKCDRHAPATPPPTTDRPTRANHAEASRRL from the coding sequence ATGCGGCAAGCGATCACCGGCTACCACCTGGACGACGCGGGGCACTGGGTCGCGCAGCTCGCCTGCGGCCACAACCAGCATGTGCGGCACGACCCGCCCTGGACGGTTCGGGACTGGGTGACGACCCGACAGGGGCGACGCGAGATGCGGGGACATCGCCTCGACTGCCCGAAATGCGACCGCCACGCCCCCGCCACGCCCCCGCCGACGACCGACCGGCCGACGAGAGCGAACCACGCTGAGGCGTCGCGTCGGCTGTGA
- a CDS encoding SDR family oxidoreductase translates to MSRQPTETDPREMGPKPPFPAQEQQPVGSERKMEPEPDYGELSYHGYGRMKGKVALITGGDSGIGRAVALAFVREGADVLISYLDEHDDAKKTVEVCEKEEGRRCVAVPGDLADPAHCEALVDRCISEFGGLDVLVNNAAYQMTFGSIKEVTAEELEKTYRTNVFAMFHLSKKALEHIPPGGAIINTTSIQAYQPSAPLIPYSTTKGAILTFTKALAEEAIKQGVRVNAVAPGPVWTPLIPYSFPGEHVAEFGGDTPIGRPAQPAELAPAYVFLATPDSSYIIGERIAVTGGKPLP, encoded by the coding sequence ATGTCCCGCCAGCCGACCGAGACCGACCCCCGCGAGATGGGCCCCAAGCCGCCGTTCCCCGCCCAGGAACAGCAGCCCGTCGGCAGCGAACGCAAGATGGAGCCGGAGCCGGATTACGGCGAACTCTCCTACCACGGCTACGGCCGGATGAAGGGGAAGGTCGCGTTAATTACCGGCGGGGACAGCGGCATCGGCCGGGCCGTCGCCCTGGCCTTCGTCCGCGAGGGGGCCGACGTGCTGATCTCCTACCTCGACGAGCACGACGACGCGAAAAAGACCGTCGAAGTCTGCGAAAAAGAGGAGGGCCGCCGCTGCGTCGCCGTGCCCGGCGACCTGGCCGACCCGGCCCACTGCGAGGCGCTGGTCGACCGCTGCATTAGCGAGTTCGGCGGACTGGACGTGCTGGTCAACAACGCCGCTTATCAGATGACCTTCGGCAGCATTAAAGAGGTCACCGCGGAGGAGTTGGAGAAGACCTATCGCACGAACGTCTTCGCGATGTTCCACCTGTCCAAGAAGGCGTTGGAACACATCCCGCCGGGAGGGGCGATCATTAATACGACCAGCATCCAGGCCTATCAGCCCTCCGCGCCGCTGATCCCGTACAGTACCACGAAGGGGGCGATCTTGACGTTCACCAAGGCCCTCGCCGAGGAGGCGATCAAACAGGGGGTGCGGGTGAACGCGGTCGCCCCGGGGCCGGTCTGGACGCCGTTGATCCCCTATTCCTTCCCCGGCGAGCACGTGGCGGAGTTCGGGGGCGACACGCCGATCGGCCGGCCCGCCCAGCCGGCGGAACTGGCCCCGGCTTACGTGTTCCTCGCCACGCCGGACAGCAGCTACATCATCGGCGAACGCATCGCCGTGACCGGCGGCAAACCCCTGCCGTGA
- a CDS encoding SPW repeat domain-containing protein, which yields MRFIPTRLHAIADYGTAVLLFALPWLLGLAATERGEGYGALVAVCVAAGAGLALLSLVTNYEGGLLPAVPMPAHLTADAIMGAVLIAAPWVFGFAETFGDWTWAAFVAIGLMEIGAALFTHTRSPAAVPTDPRPGTESHSGAQRPARI from the coding sequence ATGCGCTTCATCCCCACCCGCTTACACGCAATTGCCGACTACGGCACCGCCGTCCTGCTATTCGCCCTGCCCTGGTTGCTGGGCCTCGCCGCCACGGAGCGCGGGGAGGGCTACGGGGCGTTGGTGGCGGTTTGCGTGGCGGCGGGCGCCGGCTTGGCCCTGCTGAGTTTGGTGACGAATTACGAGGGCGGCCTGCTCCCGGCGGTGCCGATGCCGGCGCACCTCACCGCCGACGCAATCATGGGCGCCGTCCTCATCGCCGCCCCGTGGGTATTCGGCTTCGCGGAGACCTTCGGCGACTGGACTTGGGCGGCGTTCGTCGCGATCGGGCTCATGGAGATCGGCGCGGCCCTGTTTACGCACACCCGCAGCCCGGCGGCGGTCCCCACCGACCCCCGCCCCGGCACGGAGTCCCATTCCGGCGCCCAGCGTCCCGCCCGGATCTGA